The genomic region GCGATGATGCTGATTTGATTTCGCAGATTACATAATGGGTTTTTTGCAAGGCTGGTTGGCTGTGAGTCGGCTCAGCACTCGGCATTCAAGTCTTCCCTCCCAAATCCACCACCTGGAATCCACCGCCATCCCTTGGGCCTGGCCCACGACGTTGACAGCGGCTCGGAGCGCCCACCTCTCTCATGGCGCAGAAAGGGTGACTACTCGGCTTGTTGCCGCGGGTCCCACGGGACGGTGAGGGGCCGGGTCAGGCTTCTGTGCTCCACGTGGCAGGAGTACGGGGCTTGGTCCTCAGAGgggacccccaccaccacccaggaCTGGTAAGTGCCGTTGCCACTGGGGAGCACGTCGCCCCCTGACTCAGCCTCCTGGGCATCGCCAGCCCGAGTCCAGTGCAGCCCGATGCTTCGCGGGTAGAAGTCGTAGGCCAGGCACTTGAGTGTCCTCTTGTGCCCCGGGGCCGCGTGCCCGGTGACCGACACAGAAGGAGACTCTGTGGAGGGACAGGGTGTGGGTGCCGAGGGCCCGGCGTCTCCCTGCCCACGGCTCCCCACCCCGGCGTCAGGGGTGAGCAGGACTTCTCCTCGAAGGCCGGGGCCCTCTGCCACCCTTCCCGAGACCCTTCCCCACTGCGTCAAGGGCCCTCTGTGGCCacgctcttccccacccagcttGCAGCATGTATGACTTCCGAGGTCAAGAAGTTGTGAATAGGCCAAACGTTTTCCTGTTCTTTCCCCAAAACGGGCTCTGTGCCCCCCATCCCCGGTCTCAGCCCTGCCTCTTAgttctttcttgggctccatccatccaccccatCATCCTTCCGACCCTTCCCTGCTCAGGGCCGCGACTCTCTTCCTTGTTTCTTCTCCAGTCAGCCTCAGCTCATGCCAGCCCATCCTGCTACCCCTGTTTCCATCCTTACGGGGCAGGCATTGCACACACCTGCCTTCTCTCCATGGCCAAGCCGGGCGGTGGTGTCACCGGGAGAAGGGACTGCAGGGTCTGCCTGGGATGGTCTCCTGGGCACCCACCTGAGGTTGCCCTGGTCTTTCCCAGCAGAGCAAGGGAAGgttggggcgggggagggtgggGCATAGGCAGCAGCGGGTACCTTGTCGGTCCAGGTGGGTCCTGCTGTAGGGCAGGTACCTCCGCAGCATCCCTGGGCACTCCTCTTCCAGGTAGGCCTTGGCCCGCTGCACGTAGACTGCCTCTGCTTCCCACTTCCGCTTGGTGTTCTGAGCTGCTGGGTCCAGAGGGACCCAGGCTGGGATTTCTTTGTCGAACTTGATGAAGTCCTGGCCATCGTAGGCGTACCCCCAGAATGCTCCACTACTTTCGTTATTCCGGAGCTCACAGCCGAATGCTCCTTGAAAGGTGTGAGACCCTGCACCCTCCCCCCGGCCCCGTGAAAGTCAGCCAGCCAGCTGGGCATCAGTTATGCCTAAAGAGCTCTTCCTCTTGCACAGTCTGCCACCAATAGCCTAgatagcaggggcttccctggtagcacagcagtaaagaactcgcctgccaatgcaggagacacaggttcgatccctgggccgggaagatcccctggagaagaaagggcaaccccactccagtattctttcctgggaaatcccatggacagaggagcctggtgggctacggtccacggggtcacaaagagtcaggtggGACTTAgagtctaaacaacaacaagactaGACAACCGAGCAGTGTGTCCACGGTCGAGTAGCTCGTGACTGGGGGAGCCACCACGTGAACCCAGGACGCACTGCAGGCTGCCTCACTCTCCACCCCACATCCCTGGGCAGGGGTGAGTCTGGCACACAAAGAGGGACCCGCCTTGGATGGATGGGGGTGTGGAAGGGAGAGCTCAGAAGTGCCCGGATTCGTCCTGACTCGGCCCTGGGAGTGAGGACAGGGAAAGCAGGCAGGCAGGTGAGTGTGGGATGCGGGAGAGGCACGCAGAAAAGTCTGTGTGTTTCCGCTCGTGCTTCCCGATCCTCCTTTGGGAGGGCCTGCTTCCATCCCGCTCACAGTTGCGGGGCTGCCTCTTGAGTGGAGCCCCTGCACCCCCGCAGCCTGTGGTCCACTCACCTTCTCTGTCCTTGTAGTAGTCCATGATATCGCTCAGGGTCTCCATGAAGATGTCCTCTCTGGCCCTCTGAAGGGCACTCTCCTTCTCCCAGTCCTCCATTCCTTCCACCTGACTCCATGGCGCCAGGGGCTCGGCCCTCCTGCCTTCACTATTGTAGTGGAAGAAGGGCTGGTCATTGAGGTAGGCAATGGCCTGGAAGCTGGGGAAGCCCTCACGGGGCTTGGACAGCCCGGTGTAGAGGAAGCTTAGAGAGTAATTCCCTGTGAAAGACGAGAAGGACTTTGAGGAGTGGCGTCCCTGCAGGCGAGTCTGGTGCGGGGCAGCAGGGGGCCAGGAAGGGAGGGCACCGGGCCTCCCCTCCTCAGCTCTGTCCACCCGCTGTTAGCCGCAGACCGCCGGAGCCTCCCCCAAGAGAAGGGGCAGCCTTCTGTCCTGGGGATGATAGTTCAGAGCCCATTGTGGGCCTTCACTGCATCTTGTCTTCTTGACAAATAAGCAGATAGTATTTCTCAGCCTCCTTGTAGGTGTATTGGGACCAGGTGGTTGAGTTCTGTCAAAAGGAAGTGTGAGTGGGCGTGATGTCTTTTGGTCCAAGGCCCCAGGAGCTGGTTTGCTACATCTGTCTCTCCCCCTTTAGGCGATGGCTGTGGAGGCCACAGGATGAGACAGAAGAATCCCAAGATGTAAACAGCCTGGATCCCAGAGTCATCCTATGGAAGAGACTGCCTGATGTGGCTTCAGTTTTACACGAGGATTTGCCTGATCTGTATGCAACTTCACATGAGCAAGAAATAGTCCATATCTGATGGATTAAGCCACCTTGAACTTTTTTACTGGAGCATAGCCTAGTCTAACTTGACAAATACATGTAGTTAGAAGGTGCTGGAAGGACAATTTGCTAGAAAACTCAGGGAATGACCTAGAGTAGCTTGGCACAGGGTAAGACCAGGATGGATCTCAGAATTCCCAGGGCTGTAACTTGCCCTTTGGTGTGAGGTGGAGACTGGGAGAGGGGGGAGCATTCCCACAATCAATTCCATAATTGATTCATCCTATAACTCACATGGGTGTTAATCATGTTGGAGGTCGTACGGCAAAATCCTAATTCAACTATTATTTTTGCTAATTAGTTTCTAAATGTGATGATCGTTTAGCTCAGTAGACCTcaagtaaagcagattaccctctGTAACGTGGGTGCGtctcatctaatcagttgaagaaCCCAAGGGGAAAGACTGAGTCCCCTGAAGTAGAAATTCTGCCTCAGGTTGCCTTCAGATTCAAGACAGCAGTGCCAGCTCttctctgggtctccagcctgccaaCCTGTCCTGCAGGTTTCTGACTTGCCAGCTCAGCCCCACAATTGTGTTAGCCAATTCTTAAAATAAGTCTTTTTCTCCAGAGTCCTATTAGTTCTGTTTCTgtggagaaccctgactgataACAGAGTTTGGTGTAGAGGGTGACATTCTAAAGGTGATTGATTGTTATAAAgttaacataaaacataaaacttgCACGGTTTTATCTTACATTTATTCATCCTGAAATTCTGTGTGCCAGAGCCAGACTCATTTCCCTGTCCTGGAATAGGCCCTTATTCCTTCCAAGCTCCAGCCGGCTTCTTTCCTAGTCATCCACCTGCCTGGCCCAGAGGAGTAAAATCTGAACTGTGGAGTGAGGGATGAGTTTTCTTCTGGAACCATCTCTCCAGTTTATCTGCCTTCACGTCTGCCCCttggggtctctctctctccccctgagTCTCGGACAGGTCCACCCAGTGGTCAGAGTGAGGGAAGGGATGAGAAGTTCTGCTTGTGTGGTTCCTGCTCGGTTcgggctgtgtgaccctgggcaggtcaCTCTGCatctctgggtcttagttttgttTATCCTGTAAATTAAGAGTTTTAGATTCTGATTCCTTAAGGTCTTACTTTGCCTGAGTCCAGAGGCTCCCTGAGTGCTTCTGGAAGTGTGTGAGTTGAACTAGTGAGGCGCCTGGGACACCCGTTCCTGTGTACCCTTGAGAGTCCCGGCCACCTGGGGGCCCTTCTTGAGCCCATCTGTCCAGTTCATTACCTCCCCTCCGTTCTTCTCCAGACCCACCGCTTGCTTCCCCACTCACCAGCCTGGGTCTCCTCGGGGACTGCAGGGCCCAGAAGTAGCAGCAGGGCCAGCAGGACAGGCACCATCGTGCTCAC from Bos javanicus breed banteng chromosome 25, ARS-OSU_banteng_1.0, whole genome shotgun sequence harbors:
- the AZGP1 gene encoding zinc-alpha-2-glycoprotein, whose amino-acid sequence is MVPVLLALLLLLGPAVPEETQAGNYSLSFLYTGLSKPREGFPSFQAIAYLNDQPFFHYNSEGRRAEPLAPWSQVEGMEDWEKESALQRAREDIFMETLSDIMDYYKDREGSHTFQGAFGCELRNNESSGAFWGYAYDGQDFIKFDKEIPAWVPLDPAAQNTKRKWEAEAVYVQRAKAYLEEECPGMLRRYLPYSRTHLDRQESPSVSVTGHAAPGHKRTLKCLAYDFYPRSIGLHWTRAGDAQEAESGGDVLPSGNGTYQSWVVVGVPSEDQAPYSCHVEHRSLTRPLTVPWDPRQQAE